In a genomic window of Cuculus canorus isolate bCucCan1 chromosome 4, bCucCan1.pri, whole genome shotgun sequence:
- the GUCY1A1 gene encoding guanylate cyclase soluble subunit alpha-1 gives MFCTKLKDLKITGECPFSLLTQSHITEEQDKDCTETGSRAVLPICKEVHEKDAQGNLPQRKTSRSRVYLHTLTESICKLIFPEFERLNLALQRTLAKHRIKETRKTEDREDFEKLISDHANAAGVSVESLRESLGEELFKICYEEDEHILGVIGGTLKDFLNSFTTLLKQSGHSQEAGKKDRLEDASILCLEKDQDFLNVYYFFPKKITSLILSGIIKAAAHILYETEVEVMLMPPCFHNDCTEFANQPYLLYSIQVKSAKPSLSPCKPQSSLVIPASMFCKTFPFHFMFDKDMSVLQIGNGIRRLLTRREFQAKPNFEEYFEILTPKVSCTFSGIMTMLNMQFTVRVRRWDNTDMKSSMVMDLKGQMIYIFESSAILFLGSPCVDRLEDFTGRGLYLSDIPIHNALRDVVLIGEQARAQDGLKKRLGKLKATLEQAHQALEEEKKKTVDLLFSIFPGEVAQQLWQGQVVQAKKFNNVTMLFSDIVGFTAICSQCSPMQVITMLNELYTRFDYQCGELDVYKVETIGDAYCVAGGLHKESETHAVQIALMALKMMELSDEVVSPHGEPIKMRIGLHSGSVFAGVVGVKMPRYCLFGNNVTLANKFESCSIPRKINVSPTTHRLLKEDPGFVFTPRSREELPPNFPSDIPGICYFLDAYTEGTNSQTWFQKRDLEDSNANFLGEETGID, from the exons ATGTTCTGTACAAAACTGAAAGACTTGAAGATCACAGGGGAATGTCCTTTCTCCTTACTGACTCAAAGTCACATTACTGAGGAACAGGACAAGGACTGCACAGAAACCGGTTCTAGAGCAGTTTTGCCCATCTGCAAAGAAGTCCATGAAAAAGATGCTCAAGGAAACCttccacaaaggaaaacaagcagaagtaGAGTGTACCTGCACACATTAACTGAAAGCATCTGCAAACTAATCTTTCCAGAG ttTGAAAGACTAAATCTTGCACTTCAGAGAACACTTGCAAAACACAGAATTAAAGAAACCAG AAAAACTGAGGATAGAGAAGATTTTGAAAAACTAATCAGCGATCATGCTAATGCAGCAG GTGTTTCTGTGGAGTCTCTACGGGAATCTCTTGGAGAAGAGCTGTTCAAAATATGCTATGAAGAGGATGAACACATATTAGGGGTTATTGGAGGAACCCTTAAAGACTTCTTGAACAGTTTCACTACACTGCTGAAACAGAGTGGCCACAGCCAAGAAGcgggaaaaaaagacagacttgAAGATGCCTCCATATTATGCTTGGAGAAAGATCAGGACTTCTTAAATgtatattatttctttcctaagaAAATCACGAGTCTTATTCTATCTGGTATTATTAAAGCAGCAGCTCATATTTTGTATGAAACTGAGGTGGAAGTGATGCTCATGCCTCCTTGTTTCCATAATGACTGCACTGAGTTTGCTAATCAGCCTTATTTGCTGTACTCTATACAAGTAAAAAGTGCAAAACCTTCCTTATCTCCATGTAAACCACAGTCTTCACTTGTGATTCCTGCCTCTATGTTCTGTAAGACTTTcccatttcattttatgtttgaCAAGGATATGTCAGTTCTTCAAATTGGAAATGGGATAAGAAGACTTTTGACCAGGAGAGAATTTCAAGCTAAGCCAAATTTTGAAGAGTATTTTGAAATTCTTACCCCCAAAGTAAGCTGCACTTTTAGTGGAATAATGACGATGCTAAATATGCAATTTACTGTACGAGTCAGAAGATGGGATAATACTGATATGAAATCATCCATG GTGATGGATCTCAAAGGCCAAATGATCTATATTTTTGAATCCAGTGCCATCCTGTTCTTGGGATCTCCTTGTGTGGATAGACTAGAAGATTTTACGGGACGTGGATTGTACCTCTCAGATATCCCCATTCATAATGCATTGAGAGATGTTGTTCTGATAGGAGAGCAGGCCAGAGCTCAAGATGGACTGAAGAAGAGGTTAGGAAAGTTAAAAGCAACTCTTGAACAGGCCCACCAAGCgcttgaagaagaaaagaagaagacCGTAgatcttctgttttcaatttttcctGGAGAGGTTGCTCAGCAGCTGTGGCAGGGACAAGTTGTGCAAGCCAAGAAATTTAATAACGTCACAATGCTTTTCTCTGACATTGTTGGATTCACTGCCATCTGTTCCCAATGCTCACCTATGCAGGTTATCACCATGCTTAACGAGCTTTATACTCGCTTTGATTACCAGTGTGGAGAGCTAGATGTATACAAG GTTGAGACTATTGGAGATGCCTACTGTGTCGCTGGAGGTTTACACAAAGAAAGTGAAACACATGCTGTTCAAATAGCATTGATGGCCCTGAAGATGATGGAGCTGTCAGATGAGGTGGTGTCTCCACATGGAGAGCCTATCAAG ATGCGCATCGGTCTTCATTCTGGATCTGTCTTTGCTGGAGTTGTTGGGGTTAAAATGCCTCGTTATTGCCTCTTTGGAAACAACGTAACCCTTGCCAATAAGTTTGAATCTTGCAGTATAcctaggaaaataaatgtcagcCCAACAACTCACAG GTTGTTAAAGGAAGATCCAGGTTTTGTGTTCACACCTCGCTCAAGAGAAGAACTTCCACCAAATTTTCCCAGTGATATTCCTGGAATTTGCTATTTTCTGGACGCTTATACTGAAGGAACAAACTCACAGACTTGGTTTCAAAAGAGAGATTTGGAAGATAGTAATGCAAATTTTTTGGGTGAGGAAACAGGAATAGACTAA